The sequence CAGTTTACCAAACAAATCGCTCCACGGCAACATCTCTTCAGCTTTGTTGTTTACCATATCTCCGGTAAACAATATAACATCACTCTGTTGTTCGTTGACCAAATCAATCCCATAAGCTACTTTGCTTCTGTTGTCAAAACTACCGCTGTGAACATCCGAAATCTGGGTGATTTGATAGCCATCAAAAGCATCAGGAAGATCATCAAACTCCAACTGATATTTTAGTACTTTGTAATTGTACTTGCCTTTATACATTCCCATCAGCAAAGCTCCAAAAGGCAGAGCGGCCACGCCAAGGGCAATGATGCTTAAAAAGCGTCTTCTTGAAGGAATACTAAATTCTTTTTGAGTGCTAAAAACCTTTTGATAAACCCCAACAAACAGCCTAAAAATATCTTCGCCAAATAGAAAAATAATAGTGATTATCTGAAAAGAGAGCATCGCCAATAAAAATCCGAAAGCATAACTTTTTGGTCTACTAAGAACCCTTCCTCCATCTGTACCTGTAAACTGATATAGGAAATTTCCAATAACAAAAAGAGAAAGTAAAATAAAAAGGTAATGTACCCATGGGTATCTAGAGGCAGTTTTTATGGCCTGTAAAGAATAAAAGCCCAAAACCAAATAGATAATAACGAAAATGACCCAACGAAGCATAGCTGTTTTTTTGTAAAGATATTTCTTTAGTTCAGGAACATAATTATTTGACGATTATTTAACGCTCCGAACAATTTGACGAATAGTCTCCATGTTTGTTACAGCCACTTGATTCTCCTTCAAATGTAGTTCAGAGTTCATTGTAATCTTATTGTTCATATTAATTACATCGCCAAAGGATGTGCCAGAAAGATGAATGGCCTTAAGTTCCGTCTTTTTAAATTTTTCAATGTTCTTCATATTTACTCCTCCTCCAGCAATAACTGCACATTTCCTTGAAATGGCGTTAAGCTCAATAAGCAAGTCCAATCCCTTTTCGGCAGATGTCTGTTGACCTGATGACAACACACTAGCTATCCCCAAATCTTCAAGTCGCCCCATAGCTTCCAAAGGATTAGGAATCCAGTCAAAAGCACGGTGGAAAGTGAATTTTAATGATTTTGAAGCCTCTACCAATTGTTTTGTACGTTCAAAATCCAAAGTGAAGTCAGAATGAAGCATTCCGGAAACTATCCCATCTACTCCTATTTCAATACAAAAAGCAATGTCTCTCTTCATTACTTCAAACTCCCACTCTGAATACGTAAAGTGACCACTTCTTGGCCTAATTAAAACATGAATGGGAATATTTAAGCGTTCTTTTACCATTTCAATTAATCCATGCGATGGCGTAATTCCACCTACTCCCAATTCAGCACAAAGCTCAATTCTATCCGC is a genomic window of Flagellimonas sp. CMM7 containing:
- a CDS encoding metallophosphoesterase yields the protein MLRWVIFVIIYLVLGFYSLQAIKTASRYPWVHYLFILLSLFVIGNFLYQFTGTDGGRVLSRPKSYAFGFLLAMLSFQIITIIFLFGEDIFRLFVGVYQKVFSTQKEFSIPSRRRFLSIIALGVAALPFGALLMGMYKGKYNYKVLKYQLEFDDLPDAFDGYQITQISDVHSGSFDNRSKVAYGIDLVNEQQSDVILFTGDMVNNKAEEMLPWSDLFGKLKAKDGVYSVLGNHDYGDYVSWDSEGLKAQNLQDLKNLQKEMGFDLLLDSHRYLERNGEKIALLGVENWGRGGFKKAGDLEKAKQGVSKDDFKILMSHDPSHWEDVVINDDYHFHLTLSGHTHGMQFGVEIPGWVKWSPVKWRYKYWAGVYQELGQFINVNRGFGFIGYPGRVGIWPEISVITLKKKGLT
- a CDS encoding copper homeostasis protein CutC, translating into MLIEVCANSLESALNAQEAGADRIELCAELGVGGITPSHGLIEMVKERLNIPIHVLIRPRSGHFTYSEWEFEVMKRDIAFCIEIGVDGIVSGMLHSDFTLDFERTKQLVEASKSLKFTFHRAFDWIPNPLEAMGRLEDLGIASVLSSGQQTSAEKGLDLLIELNAISRKCAVIAGGGVNMKNIEKFKKTELKAIHLSGTSFGDVINMNNKITMNSELHLKENQVAVTNMETIRQIVRSVK